The DNA sequence GGAGGTTGACTCAACAAATTGACCGGTAACCAGGTTTCTCTCAACAACTGTTCCGTTGATTGGTGATTTTATATTTAGTAAACCCGAGGAATGAAGAGCATTCCCTTTGACGTCAAAAACATCCTCATCGATCAACCCAACTGAGTGTATCTTTTTATCTTCCGCATTAAAATCAGCGAGTGCTCTGTTATATTCTGCATTCACCTGATCCAGCATCTGCTGTGAACTGAACCCTTTTTCGAAAAGTTTTTTTTCTCTCTCAAGAGTCGATTTTGCAAAATCCAGATTTTCCTTGGCTTTTATCAGCCCAGCTTTTAGTGCCCCAACCTCCAGACTTTCAATAGAGAAAAGGATCTGCCCCTGTTTAACATTATCGCCAACATTTACATAAACCTTTTTTACCCTCCCCTGAACCAGTGATCCAATAAGGGCTTCAGAATTTTGGTTGGTCACTATTTTGGCGGGTATATCAAGGAAACCCCTGGCATTTGTCAGTTGAAGAGTTTCAACTTTCAAACCGATATCCTTTTGTGCAGTTTTGGTTAATTTTACTTCGGTGGCACCACCTTTTTCATCGTGATGTTCATCTTTTGTAACCTTCTTATCGTCTCCAGAGCAACCCGCCAGGATAAATGATAACAAAGTAATAATTGAGTATATTTTTAAAGAAGAATTCAATTTTGCTCCAAATTAAATAATCAGTGAAAGCCCCTCATCAGAAGAGCCAAAGGTCAGAATTGTATGTTTATTGTGGAGCGGCTAAATCAGAAGGGATCGATGAAGGATATAGACTGGTTCAGAACATAAATTGTAAGTTGAAGGATGATTTTGATAACGAACCGGGTGGATGATATCGCAAAATTCAGATGATAAATTTATATTCTCTGAGAGAAACTTGTTTATTTCAAGTTTGGGCTGTGGTACCTTAAAACTGACACCCGGGATATTGGTAGTCTGAACAATTTCACAATGGTCATGCTCAGAATGATCGCCGTGATCATAATTGAACAACCCAAGTTCTGAATGAACAAAGGAAAAAAGAAAAATCGCAACTATCACAGCCGGAATATAAGCAAATAACCGGCGGAATTTATAGAATATCATCAATCAAATATACAGTATTTAGTTTTAATCTCACAACCGTTAGCAGGGGCAAAAAAAAAGGCTGCCTCGTTATTGGGGCAGCCTTTTAAGTTCGGAGTTATTTCGAATAAATGTGATCTGATTTCGCGTTAACTTTGTTGTGCGGGCGGGAATCCCCCTTCCAACGGCCTCCATCAAGAATCACTCACAGGAAATTTGCCCTGCCTCAATACCTGTTCCCGGAAACTAATTTATACAATTGGTCTAACTGTTCAACTTCATCCGTTTCAAGCGAAATTTTAGTTGCTTCAATATTTTCATCCAGATATTTAATTCTTTTTGTGCCGGGGATTGGGAACATATCATCACCTTTGGATAAAACCCAGGCAAGCGCAATTTGTGAAGGAGTTACAGATTTTGATTT is a window from the Bacteroidota bacterium genome containing:
- a CDS encoding efflux RND transporter periplasmic adaptor subunit gives rise to the protein MNSSLKIYSIITLLSFILAGCSGDDKKVTKDEHHDEKGGATEVKLTKTAQKDIGLKVETLQLTNARGFLDIPAKIVTNQNSEALIGSLVQGRVKKVYVNVGDNVKQGQILFSIESLEVGALKAGLIKAKENLDFAKSTLEREKKLFEKGFSSQQMLDQVNAEYNRALADFNAEDKKIHSVGLIDEDVFDVKGNALHSSGLLNIKSPINGTVVERNLVTGQFVESTSNGLRIMNTSTVWVDGQVYEKDIDRIVKTGKLTFVTLAYGDEEFSGNIINIGQTVDEKTRTITIRGEIPNRGGKLKPEMFGEMTIRIGEEVETLMLDAEALVKEGSEEYVFVQVNDTLFEKRIVKTGFHLDEKVEITEGLKAGEKVVTKGSFYLKSEIKKEEIEGDAH